From Silvimonas iriomotensis, a single genomic window includes:
- a CDS encoding LysR family transcriptional regulator, with protein MNLRQIEFAVAVAEEQSFTRAAERCHTVQSALSHQIAKLEDELGARLFERSSRNVRLTTAGQAFLPVARQMLGAESRIRDEVAAAAGTVRGTLTVGTISTFNHADLVDVLARFHERYPHVDIRFYQGMSENLLVDVRAERTDVALVGLWPGEPVEGVSKQNIADEELIAIIPQAHPLAQRDQISLLDLVGSRLVDFYANSGARRQTEQAFARAGIEHRVSFEVSHIDLLERIVRRGLAIGLVPRFEGYTCDRLKMVPVSDGPQRRVWAVWNLDPTPAAVAFLRMVHEALIENGHGLPEPRVMP; from the coding sequence ATGAACTTGCGCCAGATTGAATTCGCCGTCGCCGTGGCGGAGGAACAAAGCTTCACCCGCGCTGCCGAGCGCTGCCATACCGTGCAATCCGCGCTGAGCCACCAGATCGCCAAACTGGAAGACGAACTGGGCGCCAGGCTGTTTGAGCGCAGCAGCCGTAACGTGCGGCTGACGACCGCTGGCCAGGCGTTCTTGCCGGTAGCGCGGCAAATGCTGGGCGCCGAGTCGCGCATCCGCGACGAAGTCGCCGCCGCCGCCGGCACCGTGCGCGGCACGCTCACCGTGGGCACGATCTCCACCTTCAACCACGCTGATCTGGTTGACGTGCTGGCGCGCTTTCATGAGCGCTACCCGCATGTGGACATCCGCTTTTACCAGGGCATGAGCGAGAACCTGCTGGTGGACGTGCGCGCCGAGCGCACCGATGTGGCGCTGGTCGGCCTGTGGCCCGGCGAGCCGGTAGAGGGGGTCAGCAAGCAGAACATTGCCGATGAAGAACTGATCGCCATCATCCCGCAAGCGCACCCGCTGGCGCAGCGCGACCAGATCTCGCTGCTGGACCTGGTCGGCTCCCGGCTGGTGGATTTCTACGCCAACAGCGGCGCGCGGCGGCAGACCGAACAAGCTTTTGCCCGCGCCGGGATCGAGCACCGGGTGAGTTTTGAGGTAAGCCATATCGACTTGCTGGAGCGCATTGTCCGGCGCGGCCTCGCCATCGGCCTTGTGCCACGGTTTGAGGGGTATACCTGCGACCGGCTGAAAATGGTGCCGGTGTCAGATGGCCCGCAGCGGCGGGTGTGGGCGGTGTGGAATCTGGACCCGACGCCGGCGGCGGTGGCGTTTTTGCGGATGGTGCATGAGGCGTTGATTGAGAATGGGCATGGGTTGCCGGAGCCGCGGGTGATGCCTTGA
- a CDS encoding GFA family protein: MQYRGGCHCGQVAFEVEGTIEGAVTCNCSICQRKGMMMWFVPRASFRLITPEENSRVYTFNKHRIKHRFCPQCGIQVYAESTDKQGNPIAAVNVRCIEGIDLAAIPVKEFDGRSM, translated from the coding sequence ATGCAATATCGCGGCGGTTGTCATTGCGGTCAGGTGGCGTTTGAGGTGGAAGGCACGATCGAAGGCGCAGTCACGTGTAATTGTTCGATCTGCCAGCGCAAGGGCATGATGATGTGGTTTGTGCCCAGAGCCAGTTTTCGTCTCATCACGCCGGAAGAAAACAGCCGCGTGTATACCTTCAACAAGCATCGCATCAAGCACCGGTTCTGTCCGCAATGCGGCATCCAGGTGTATGCCGAGAGCACTGACAAGCAGGGCAATCCGATTGCGGCGGTGAATGTGCGTTGTATTGAGGGGATTGATCTGGCGGCGATCCCGGTGAAGGAGTTTGATGGGCGGAGTATGTGA
- a CDS encoding MFS transporter — MDGSAHRLSGAQVALMSFSTGLVVASNYYAQPLLHTLASEFGLTAAGAGVIITVAQLSYAVGLLLLVPLGDLLERRSMIVGMTLLCAVGLLITASAPSLALVLLGTAIAALFAVVSQVLVPLGATLAAPEQRGKVVGTLMSGLLLGILLARTVAGGLSSLGDWRTVYWVAAGVMIITAIALARVLPHHHEHAGLPYHKLLASVFTLFAHEPVLRLRALLGAFSFAIFSVLWTSMAFLLASDPYHFSDGAIGLFGLVGAAGALAANLAGRLADKGKTDTTTWAGLILLLLSWVPIALAKESIVALLIGILVLDLAVQGVHVTNQNVIYKLFPHARNRVTAGYMTSYFIGGSTGSLLSATAYAHWGWNGVSAVGALLSLCGLLAWVLWRQVGGMPAAVAQARG, encoded by the coding sequence ATGGACGGCTCTGCACATCGTCTGAGCGGCGCACAAGTGGCGCTGATGTCTTTCTCGACCGGGCTGGTGGTTGCCAGCAACTATTACGCCCAGCCCTTGCTGCACACCCTGGCCAGCGAATTTGGCCTGACCGCAGCCGGCGCGGGCGTCATCATTACCGTGGCGCAGTTGAGCTACGCCGTCGGCCTGTTGCTGCTGGTGCCGCTGGGCGACCTGCTGGAACGCCGCAGCATGATCGTCGGCATGACCTTGCTCTGCGCCGTGGGCTTGCTGATCACCGCCTCTGCCCCGAGCCTGGCGCTGGTATTGCTGGGTACCGCGATTGCCGCCTTGTTTGCGGTGGTCTCGCAAGTGCTGGTACCGCTGGGCGCCACGCTGGCCGCGCCAGAACAGCGCGGCAAGGTGGTCGGGACGTTGATGAGTGGCCTGTTGCTGGGCATCTTGCTGGCGCGTACGGTGGCAGGCGGTTTATCCAGCCTGGGCGACTGGCGCACGGTGTACTGGGTGGCCGCAGGGGTGATGATCATCACCGCCATCGCGCTGGCCCGCGTGCTGCCGCATCACCACGAGCACGCCGGTTTGCCGTATCACAAACTGCTGGCCTCGGTATTCACGCTGTTTGCCCACGAACCCGTCTTGCGCCTGCGGGCATTGCTGGGCGCGTTCTCATTCGCCATTTTCAGCGTGTTGTGGACGTCCATGGCGTTCTTGCTGGCCAGCGATCCGTACCACTTCTCTGATGGCGCAATAGGCCTGTTCGGGCTGGTTGGCGCAGCGGGTGCACTGGCCGCCAACCTGGCCGGCCGGCTGGCCGACAAAGGCAAGACCGATACCACCACCTGGGCCGGACTGATTCTGTTGTTGTTGTCCTGGGTGCCAATTGCGCTGGCCAAAGAATCCATCGTCGCCTTGCTGATCGGCATTCTGGTCCTGGACCTGGCCGTGCAGGGCGTGCATGTGACCAACCAGAACGTGATCTACAAACTGTTCCCGCATGCCCGCAACCGCGTCACCGCCGGGTACATGACGAGCTACTTCATTGGCGGCTCGACGGGTTCCCTGCTGTCTGCCACCGCCTATGCACACTGGGGCTGGAACGGAGTGTCGGCCGTAGGCGCGCTGTTGAGTCTGTGCGGTTTGCTGGCGTGGGTATTGTGGCGCCAGGTTGGGGGTATGCCCGCGGCAGTCGCTCAGGCACGCGGCTGA